A region from the Dehalococcoidia bacterium genome encodes:
- the rpsR gene encoding 30S ribosomal protein S18, with protein MVEEPEKAPEQPAEVAEAPRPKKRRYGRRRKVCPICAEQIKYIDYKNTAFLRRFLTDRGRIESRRKLNTCAKHQRALARAIKRARHVALLPFTAEHIRKLGWPAPTPVS; from the coding sequence ATGGTCGAGGAGCCAGAGAAGGCCCCGGAGCAGCCGGCGGAGGTGGCCGAAGCCCCCCGCCCCAAGAAGCGTCGCTACGGCCGCCGCCGCAAGGTCTGCCCCATCTGCGCCGAACAGATAAAGTACATCGACTACAAGAACACGGCCTTCCTGCGCCGCTTCCTCACCGATCGCGGGCGCATCGAGTCGCGGCGCAAGCTCAACACCTGCGCCAAGCACCAGCGGGCCCTGGCCCGGGCCATAAAGCGGGCCCGCCACGTGGCCCTGCTGCCCTTCACCGCCGAACACATCCGCAAGCTGGGCTGGCCGGCACCCACGCCCGTCTCCTAG
- the rpsF gene encoding 30S ribosomal protein S6, whose translation MRSYELMMVISPELAEEEVSATVERVQRFISERGGEVTKLDHWGRRRLAYPIKRFTEGHYVLAQFRLDGSAVRELNRSLEVSEPVLRHLVVRTDEDEEE comes from the coding sequence ATGCGCAGCTACGAGTTGATGATGGTCATCAGCCCCGAGCTGGCCGAGGAGGAGGTCTCGGCCACGGTGGAGCGTGTCCAGCGCTTCATCAGCGAGCGGGGCGGCGAGGTGACGAAGCTGGACCACTGGGGTCGGCGCCGCCTGGCCTACCCCATCAAGCGCTTCACCGAGGGCCACTACGTCCTGGCCCAGTTCCGCCTGGACGGCTCGGCCGTGCGCGAGCTCAACCGCAGCCTGGAAGTGAGCGAGCCTGTCCTCAGGCACCTGGTGGTGCGCACCGACGAGGACGAGGAGGAATAG
- the ssb gene encoding single-stranded DNA-binding protein has translation MAGLNKILVIGNAGTDPEMRYTAAGNAMTTFRIATNYVYTTPEGDRREETEWFSVVTWGRLAEQCNLYLQKGRRVYVEGRLRSRSWEGNDGQRRFRNEILAERVIFLDRPGAAPLLEGGEEAAEAEEELPFEAED, from the coding sequence GTGGCCGGCCTCAACAAGATACTGGTCATCGGCAACGCTGGCACCGACCCCGAGATGCGCTACACCGCCGCCGGCAACGCCATGACCACCTTCCGCATCGCCACCAACTACGTCTACACCACGCCGGAAGGCGACCGCCGCGAGGAGACGGAGTGGTTCTCGGTGGTCACCTGGGGGCGCCTGGCCGAACAGTGCAACCTCTACCTGCAAAAGGGGCGCCGCGTCTACGTGGAGGGCCGCCTGCGCAGCCGCAGCTGGGAGGGCAACGACGGCCAGCGCCGTTTCCGCAACGAGATCCTGGCCGAGCGGGTCATCTTCCTCGACCGCCCCGGCGCCGCGCCGCTGTTGGAAGGCGGCGAGGAGGCTGCCGAGGCCGAGGAGGAGCTGCCCTTCGAGGCCGAGGACTGA
- a CDS encoding helix-turn-helix domain-containing protein: protein MKVQSPALDEQRAGAVRTLQRVREDALPEHTEYRDTGCDIHPSCLSCPLPRCRYDEPGGIRALLGARRDRQIVALRRQGLTIEELSRRFGVSRRTVFRALEKARAQDRPEEEP from the coding sequence ATGAAGGTGCAGAGCCCGGCCCTGGATGAGCAGCGCGCGGGGGCCGTCCGCACCCTGCAGCGGGTGCGAGAGGACGCCCTGCCCGAGCATACCGAGTACCGCGATACGGGCTGCGACATCCATCCTTCCTGTCTCTCCTGTCCCCTGCCCCGCTGTCGCTACGACGAGCCCGGAGGCATAAGGGCGCTGCTGGGCGCCCGTCGCGACCGCCAGATCGTGGCCCTGCGTCGCCAGGGGCTGACCATCGAAGAGCTGTCGCGGCGCTTCGGCGTCTCGCGGCGGACCGTCTTCCGCGCCCTGGAGAAGGCCCGCGCCCAGGACCGCCCCGAGGAGGAGCCATGA